One stretch of Pigmentiphaga aceris DNA includes these proteins:
- a CDS encoding penicillin-binding protein 1A, with product MLRFFLKLAGIFAGLAACGVLLVGLALALAYPNLPDLDALTNYHPKVPLRVFTADNVLIGEFGEERRNVVRINEVPDVLKSAILSAEDDRFYQHGGIDWAGVTRAALTNLVNLEKSQGASTITMQVARNFYLSSEKTYTRKLYEILLTFKIEASLTKDQILELYINQIYLGQRSYGFASAARIYFGKPLSEISTAEAAMLAGIPKAPSRYNPVVNPTRAKLRQQYILQRMNNLGYLTADEYRVAAAEVVKNKPLGGEFAVHAEYVAELARQLVYDIYKEETYSRGLNVYTTVLKDHQDAAYASVREGILDYERRHGYRGPDAFVDLPDGLEKNPEKFNEFIDDALNDHPDNDNLVAAVVLSADSKKVVAARSSNDIIEITGSGLKFAAASLTDKAQPAKKIRRGAIVRLLNNGKTGWEILQAPAVQAAFVSTDPTDGAIKAMVGGFDFSRGKFNRVTQAWRQPGSSFKPFIYAASLEKGLTPSTVISDSPFVLEASQTGSQRWEPKNYGGDYGEPLTMKSALAKSKNMVSIRILQAIGPKYAQDFVGRFGFDPARHPAYLTMALGAGQVTLLQEAGAYSVFANGGYRVTPFLIDKVTDSSGRVLMQARPPKAGDESVRAIDARTAFVADTMLRNNVRTGTANRAMSLKRNDVGGKTGTTNDSVDAWFAGYTPALVGIAWMGYDQPKSLGSRETGGGAAMPIWLDYMQKALKGVPEREQKPPPGLKFVNGDYYFDEFPPGQAIASIGVPKPAEDPLSNLIDSWGNTSGNRQALPPSQDFPPAGSNRPWGTSGQVTP from the coding sequence ATGCTTCGATTTTTCCTTAAGCTAGCCGGTATTTTTGCCGGTTTGGCCGCCTGCGGTGTTTTGCTGGTGGGGCTTGCGCTTGCGCTGGCCTACCCGAACCTGCCTGATCTGGATGCGCTGACCAACTACCACCCCAAGGTGCCGTTGCGCGTTTTCACCGCAGATAACGTCCTGATCGGCGAATTTGGCGAAGAGCGCCGCAATGTGGTCCGCATCAACGAAGTGCCTGACGTGCTCAAGTCGGCCATTCTGTCGGCGGAAGACGATCGCTTCTATCAGCACGGTGGTATCGACTGGGCGGGTGTCACGCGCGCAGCACTCACCAACTTGGTGAACCTGGAAAAGAGCCAGGGGGCCAGCACGATCACGATGCAGGTGGCGCGGAACTTCTACCTGTCGTCGGAGAAAACCTATACCCGCAAGCTGTATGAAATCCTGCTGACCTTCAAGATCGAAGCCAGCTTGACCAAAGACCAGATCCTGGAGCTGTACATCAACCAGATCTATCTGGGTCAGCGTTCATACGGTTTCGCCTCTGCCGCGCGCATCTACTTCGGCAAGCCGCTGTCTGAAATCTCGACCGCAGAAGCCGCCATGCTGGCAGGTATTCCGAAGGCACCCTCGCGTTACAACCCGGTGGTCAATCCCACCCGCGCCAAGCTGCGCCAGCAATACATCTTGCAGCGCATGAACAACCTCGGCTACCTGACGGCCGACGAATATCGCGTGGCCGCCGCCGAAGTCGTGAAGAACAAGCCGCTGGGCGGCGAATTCGCGGTGCACGCCGAGTACGTGGCCGAACTGGCCCGCCAGCTGGTCTACGACATCTACAAGGAAGAGACTTACTCGCGCGGCCTGAATGTCTACACCACCGTGCTGAAAGACCACCAGGATGCGGCTTACGCATCGGTGCGCGAAGGCATTCTGGACTACGAACGTCGCCACGGTTATCGCGGTCCCGACGCGTTTGTAGACCTGCCCGACGGCCTGGAAAAGAACCCGGAGAAATTCAACGAGTTCATCGACGACGCCCTGAACGATCATCCGGACAACGACAACCTGGTCGCGGCCGTGGTGCTGTCGGCCGACAGCAAGAAAGTGGTTGCTGCGCGCAGTTCCAACGACATCATCGAAATCACTGGCAGCGGCCTGAAGTTTGCGGCCGCTTCGCTGACCGACAAGGCCCAGCCTGCGAAGAAGATTCGCCGTGGCGCCATCGTGCGCCTGCTGAACAACGGCAAGACCGGCTGGGAAATCCTGCAGGCACCGGCAGTACAGGCCGCGTTCGTGTCGACCGACCCCACCGACGGTGCCATCAAGGCGATGGTCGGCGGCTTCGACTTCAGCCGCGGCAAGTTCAATCGCGTGACGCAAGCCTGGCGCCAGCCGGGTTCCAGCTTCAAGCCTTTCATCTATGCGGCATCGCTGGAAAAGGGCCTGACCCCATCGACCGTGATTTCCGACTCGCCCTTCGTGCTGGAAGCCTCGCAGACCGGTTCGCAGCGCTGGGAGCCGAAGAACTACGGCGGTGACTACGGCGAGCCGCTGACCATGAAGTCGGCGCTGGCCAAGTCCAAGAACATGGTGTCGATCCGCATCCTGCAGGCCATCGGCCCGAAGTACGCCCAAGATTTCGTAGGTCGATTCGGCTTTGACCCGGCCCGTCATCCGGCCTACCTGACCATGGCGCTGGGTGCAGGCCAAGTCACGCTGTTGCAAGAAGCAGGCGCTTACTCGGTGTTCGCCAATGGTGGTTATCGCGTCACGCCCTTCCTGATCGACAAGGTCACCGACAGCTCGGGTCGGGTGCTGATGCAAGCCCGTCCGCCCAAGGCTGGCGACGAGTCAGTGCGTGCCATCGACGCCCGCACTGCCTTCGTGGCTGACACCATGTTGCGCAACAACGTGCGTACCGGCACGGCCAATCGCGCGATGAGCCTGAAGCGCAACGACGTGGGTGGCAAGACCGGCACCACCAATGACTCGGTTGACGCCTGGTTCGCGGGCTACACGCCGGCACTGGTGGGGATTGCATGGATGGGCTATGACCAGCCCAAGTCGCTGGGTTCACGCGAAACCGGCGGTGGCGCAGCCATGCCGATCTGGCTGGACTACATGCAGAAGGCATTGAAGGGCGTGCCGGAACGCGAGCAGAAGCCGCCTCCGGGTCTGAAGTTCGTCAATGGTGATTACTACTTCGACGAATTCCCGCCGGGTCAGGCGATTGCATCGATCGGTGTGCCAAAGCCGGCCGAAGACCCGCTCAGCAACCTGATCGACAGCTGGGGCAATACGAGTGGCAATCGCCAGGCGCTGCCACCAAGTCAGGACTTCCCGCCTGCGGGTTCCAACCGTCCCTGGGGCACCTCGGGTCAGGTGACTCCGTAA